A section of the Papio anubis isolate 15944 chromosome 16, Panubis1.0, whole genome shotgun sequence genome encodes:
- the TSPO gene encoding translocator protein isoform X1: MRLEETTSDPPADTRQRFRAPLNSSCSSHGPALGARHGLHTGAQPGVLRGLPLCPRRGSPLVRRPAEAVVAPASLGAGPCLGHALLSHGVWLLPGLERAGRLHGRGCGSPGPLHRAAGPELGVAAHLLWCPTNGLGPGGSPVGQWGGGSHYRGLVPGEPAGRPPALPLPGLAGLRDHTQLLCVAGQPWLAWGPAAARVSARPTRDCSCTSRCHQ, encoded by the exons atgaGACTAGAAGAAACCACAAGCGACCCGCCGGCGGACACACGGCAACGTTTTAG AGCTCCCCTgaacagcagctgcagcagccatGGCCCCGCCCTGGGTGCCCGCCATGGGCTTCACACTGGCGCCCAGCCTGGGGTGCTTCGTGGGCTCCCGCTTTGTCCACGGCGAGGGTCTCCGCTGGTACGCCGGCCTGCAGAAGCCGTCGTGGCACCCGCCTCACTGGGTGCTGGGCCCTGTCTGGGGCACGCTCTACTCAGCCATGGG GTATGGCTCCTACCTGGTCTGGAAAGAGCTGGGAGGCTTCACGGAAGAGGCTGTGGTTCCCCTGGGCCTCTACACCGGGCAGCTGGCCCTGAACTGGGCGTGGCCGCCCATCTTCTTTGGTGCCCGACAAATGGGCTGG GCCCTGGTGGATCTCCTGTTGGTCAGTGGGGCGGCGGCAGCCACTACCGTGGCCTGGTACCAGGTGAGCCCGCTGGCCGCCCGCCTGCTCTACCCCTACCTGGCCTGGCTGGCCTTCGCGACCACACTCAACTACTGTGTGTGGCGGGACAACCGTGGCTGGCGTGGGGGCCGGCGGCTGCCAGAGTGAGTGCCCGGCCCACCAGGGACTGCAGCTGCACCAGCAGGTGCCATCAGTGA
- the TSPO gene encoding translocator protein isoform X2 has protein sequence MAPPWVPAMGFTLAPSLGCFVGSRFVHGEGLRWYAGLQKPSWHPPHWVLGPVWGTLYSAMGYGSYLVWKELGGFTEEAVVPLGLYTGQLALNWAWPPIFFGARQMGWALVDLLLVSGAAAATTVAWYQVSPLAARLLYPYLAWLAFATTLNYCVWRDNRGWRGGRRLPE, from the exons atGGCCCCGCCCTGGGTGCCCGCCATGGGCTTCACACTGGCGCCCAGCCTGGGGTGCTTCGTGGGCTCCCGCTTTGTCCACGGCGAGGGTCTCCGCTGGTACGCCGGCCTGCAGAAGCCGTCGTGGCACCCGCCTCACTGGGTGCTGGGCCCTGTCTGGGGCACGCTCTACTCAGCCATGGG GTATGGCTCCTACCTGGTCTGGAAAGAGCTGGGAGGCTTCACGGAAGAGGCTGTGGTTCCCCTGGGCCTCTACACCGGGCAGCTGGCCCTGAACTGGGCGTGGCCGCCCATCTTCTTTGGTGCCCGACAAATGGGCTGG GCCCTGGTGGATCTCCTGTTGGTCAGTGGGGCGGCGGCAGCCACTACCGTGGCCTGGTACCAGGTGAGCCCGCTGGCCGCCCGCCTGCTCTACCCCTACCTGGCCTGGCTGGCCTTCGCGACCACACTCAACTACTGTGTGTGGCGGGACAACCGTGGCTGGCGTGGGGGCCGGCGGCTGCCAGAGTGA